A stretch of the Pseudomonas helvetica genome encodes the following:
- the gcvH gene encoding glycine cleavage system protein GcvH, producing the protein MSEIPVDLRFAESHEWARLDEDGGVKVGISDHAQEALGDVVFVELPEIGKVFAAGEAAGVVESVKAASDIYSPVSGTVIAVNEELANSPELVNSAPYDSWFFKLEPTDTSELDKLLDPTGYKHAIGE; encoded by the coding sequence ATGAGTGAAATTCCTGTAGACCTGCGTTTTGCCGAAAGTCACGAATGGGCCCGTCTGGACGAAGATGGCGGCGTAAAAGTCGGTATTTCAGACCATGCTCAGGAAGCCTTGGGCGATGTGGTGTTCGTCGAGCTGCCGGAAATCGGCAAAGTCTTCGCTGCCGGTGAAGCGGCGGGCGTAGTCGAGTCGGTCAAGGCCGCTTCGGACATCTACTCGCCGGTCTCCGGTACAGTCATTGCCGTTAACGAAGAGTTGGCCAACAGCCCGGAGCTGGTCAACAGCGCGCCATACGACAGCTGGTTCTTCAAACTCGAGCCAACGGATACCTCCGAGCTGGACAAGTTGCTCGACCCGACTGGCTACAAGCACGCCATCGGCGAGTAA
- the gcvT gene encoding glycine cleavage system aminomethyltransferase GcvT, translated as MGQRTPLYDLHLALGAKMVDFGGWDMPLHYGSQVEEHHQVRRDCGVFDVSHMTVIDVSGPQAKAWLQHLLANDVERLHSVGRALYSTMLNERGGVVDDMIVYRLDDAYRLVVNAATRDQDMAWMQAQLGNYQVQLHERSELAMLAIQGPQARQKIAELVTQSRGTLIQQLKPFEGQCDGDWFIARTGYTGEDGLEIALPAEQAPGFFNDLVGAGISPIGLGARDTLRLEAGMNLYGQDIHQAVSPLASNMAWSIAWEPATRQFIGRAALEAERAAGVKQKLVGLVLEERGVLRAHQVVRIADVGEGEITSGSFSPTLSKSIALARVPMATADRAEVEIRGKWYPVRVVKPTFVRHGKTLI; from the coding sequence ATGGGACAGCGTACGCCTCTGTATGACCTTCATCTCGCACTTGGCGCGAAGATGGTCGATTTTGGCGGTTGGGATATGCCATTGCATTACGGCTCACAGGTCGAGGAACACCATCAGGTGCGCCGCGACTGTGGGGTTTTCGATGTTTCCCATATGACCGTAATCGATGTCAGCGGCCCTCAGGCCAAGGCCTGGCTCCAGCATTTGCTGGCCAATGATGTCGAACGTCTGCACAGCGTCGGCCGTGCCTTGTACAGCACCATGCTCAATGAGCGGGGCGGGGTGGTCGACGACATGATCGTTTATCGCCTGGACGATGCTTACCGCCTGGTGGTGAACGCCGCCACCCGTGATCAGGACATGGCCTGGATGCAGGCCCAGCTCGGCAATTATCAGGTGCAACTGCACGAGCGCAGCGAGTTGGCGATGCTGGCGATTCAAGGTCCTCAGGCGCGGCAAAAGATCGCCGAACTGGTGACCCAGTCCCGTGGCACTCTGATCCAGCAGCTCAAACCGTTTGAAGGTCAGTGTGACGGCGACTGGTTCATCGCCCGTACCGGTTACACCGGCGAAGACGGTCTGGAGATAGCCCTGCCGGCCGAGCAGGCGCCGGGATTCTTCAACGATCTGGTCGGTGCAGGCATATCGCCGATAGGCCTCGGCGCCCGCGACACGCTGCGTCTTGAGGCCGGGATGAACCTCTACGGCCAGGACATTCATCAGGCTGTCTCACCGCTGGCGTCCAATATGGCCTGGAGCATTGCCTGGGAACCGGCCACTCGTCAGTTCATTGGCCGGGCCGCGCTGGAGGCTGAACGGGCAGCAGGGGTGAAGCAAAAACTGGTTGGTCTGGTGCTCGAAGAGCGCGGGGTTTTACGTGCCCATCAGGTGGTTCGCATCGCTGATGTTGGCGAAGGAGAGATCACCAGTGGTAGTTTCTCTCCTACGCTTAGCAAATCGATTGCCCTGGCGCGGGTGCCGATGGCAACGGCCGACCGGGCAGAAGTGGAAATTCGTGGCAAGTGGTACCCGGTTCGGGTAGTCAAACCGACCTTCGTGCGTCATGGCAAAACCCTGATCTAA
- a CDS encoding iron ABC transporter permease has product MAHPAQRRWYPLVFVVAALVLLPLSVLLLSWQTVDMQIWSHLWDTQMPRLLGNTLTLILGVGIGVTLLGVSLAWLTSLCEFPGRRWLDWALMLPFAIPAYVLAFVFVGLLDFAGPVQTLLREWFGSGLRLPRVRSTGGVILVLVLVFYPYVYLLARTAFLAQGKGLMEAARVLGQSPWQAFWRVALPMARPAIGAGVALALMETLADFGAVSVFNFDTFTTAIYKTWYGFFSLSSAAQLASLLLLVVMLLLYGERRARGASRASNERPRGKALYHLRGLKAMAASSWCGLVFACAFVIPLLQLVAWFWQRGRFDLDERYTGLIIHTLYLGAMAALITVSVALLLAFARRLAPTRTIRSGVSLANIGYALPGSVLAVSIMLAFSYLDRELVVPLSDWLGGAGKPLLLGSLSALLLAYLVRFIAVAYGPLENSLARIRPSLPEAARCLGVSGPRLFFKVYLPLLLPGTLSAALLVFVDVLKEMPATLLMRPFGWDTLAVRIFEMTSEGEWARASLPALTLILVGLLPVIGLIRRSAHQNG; this is encoded by the coding sequence TTGGCCCATCCCGCCCAACGCCGTTGGTATCCGCTGGTTTTCGTCGTTGCCGCCCTGGTGCTGCTGCCACTGAGTGTGTTGCTGCTGTCGTGGCAAACCGTCGATATGCAGATCTGGTCGCACCTGTGGGACACCCAGATGCCACGCCTGCTAGGCAACACCCTGACGCTGATCCTCGGCGTCGGGATTGGCGTCACGCTGTTGGGCGTGAGCCTGGCGTGGTTGACTAGCCTCTGCGAGTTCCCCGGGCGGCGTTGGCTGGATTGGGCGCTGATGTTGCCGTTTGCGATCCCGGCCTATGTGCTGGCGTTCGTTTTTGTCGGGCTGCTGGATTTCGCCGGTCCTGTGCAAACCCTGCTTCGCGAGTGGTTTGGCAGCGGCTTGCGATTGCCGCGTGTGCGCTCCACCGGTGGGGTGATTCTGGTATTGGTGCTGGTGTTCTATCCCTACGTCTATTTACTGGCGCGCACGGCGTTTCTGGCCCAGGGCAAAGGCCTGATGGAGGCAGCGCGCGTGCTCGGCCAATCACCGTGGCAAGCATTCTGGCGCGTGGCCTTGCCGATGGCCCGGCCGGCAATTGGTGCCGGTGTGGCCTTGGCATTGATGGAGACGCTGGCGGATTTCGGCGCAGTGTCGGTGTTCAACTTCGACACCTTCACTACGGCGATCTACAAAACCTGGTACGGCTTTTTCAGCCTGTCGAGCGCCGCACAACTGGCCAGCCTGTTGCTGCTGGTGGTGATGTTGCTGCTGTATGGCGAGCGGCGTGCGCGTGGCGCCAGCCGGGCGAGCAACGAGCGGCCACGGGGCAAGGCGCTTTATCACCTGCGCGGGCTCAAGGCTATGGCCGCCAGCAGTTGGTGCGGGCTGGTATTTGCCTGCGCCTTTGTCATTCCATTGCTGCAACTGGTGGCGTGGTTCTGGCAGCGCGGGCGCTTCGACCTGGATGAGCGTTACACCGGGCTGATCATCCATACGTTGTACCTGGGCGCCATGGCAGCGCTGATCACCGTCAGCGTCGCGCTGCTGCTGGCGTTTGCCCGGCGCCTGGCTCCGACCCGGACGATTCGTTCCGGGGTCAGCCTGGCCAACATTGGCTACGCCTTGCCCGGATCGGTGCTGGCGGTATCGATCATGCTGGCGTTCAGTTACCTGGACCGTGAACTGGTGGTGCCGCTATCGGACTGGCTTGGCGGCGCGGGCAAACCGTTGCTGCTGGGCAGCCTGTCGGCGCTGTTGCTGGCGTATCTGGTGCGCTTTATCGCGGTGGCCTACGGGCCGTTGGAAAATAGTCTGGCGCGGATCCGTCCGTCGTTGCCAGAAGCTGCACGCTGTTTGGGTGTCAGTGGGCCACGACTGTTTTTCAAAGTGTATCTGCCGTTGCTGCTGCCCGGCACGTTGAGCGCGGCGCTGCTGGTGTTCGTCGATGTGCTCAAGGAAATGCCCGCAACCTTGCTGATGCGCCCGTTTGGCTGGGACACGCTGGCGGTGCGGATCTTTGAAATGACCAGCGAAGGCGAGTGGGCGCGGGCGTCGTTGCCGGCGTTGACACTGATTCTGGTGGGCCTGTTGCCGGTCATCGGCTTGATTCGACGTTCGGCACATCAAAACGGCTAG
- a CDS encoding extracellular solute-binding protein, whose translation MLAPKRLLTALALTLVGTTAQAADEVVVYSSRIDELIKPVFDAYTQKTGVKVKFITDKEAPLMQRIKAEGENATADLLLTVDAGNLWQAEQMGILQPFTSKVIDTNIPLQYRAASHAWTGLSLRARTIAYSTDRVKPSDLSTYEALADKQWEGRLCLRTAKKVYNQSLTATLIETHGAENTEEILKGWVRNLSTDVFSDDIAVLQAISAGQCDVGIVNTYYYGRLHQQKPDLPVKLFWPNQADRGVHVNLSGIGLTKHAPHPEAAKALVEWMTTPEAQKIFADANQEFPANPAVKPSAEVEAWGTFKPDTLPVEVAGLRQAEAIRLMDRAGWN comes from the coding sequence ATGTTGGCACCGAAGCGTCTACTGACAGCCCTCGCCCTGACCCTGGTCGGCACCACCGCCCAGGCCGCCGACGAGGTGGTGGTCTACTCCTCGCGTATCGACGAGCTGATCAAACCGGTCTTCGATGCCTACACCCAAAAAACCGGCGTAAAGGTGAAATTCATCACCGACAAGGAAGCGCCGTTGATGCAGCGCATCAAGGCCGAAGGCGAGAATGCCACCGCCGACCTGCTGCTGACCGTCGATGCCGGCAACCTTTGGCAGGCCGAGCAAATGGGCATCCTGCAGCCGTTCACCTCCAAGGTGATCGACACCAACATCCCGCTGCAATACCGCGCTGCGTCTCACGCCTGGACCGGCCTGAGCCTGCGGGCGCGGACCATCGCCTATTCCACTGACCGGGTAAAACCTTCGGACCTGAGCACATACGAAGCGCTGGCTGACAAGCAGTGGGAAGGCCGGCTGTGCCTGCGTACTGCGAAGAAGGTCTATAACCAGTCGTTGACTGCAACCCTGATTGAAACCCACGGCGCGGAAAACACCGAAGAGATCCTCAAGGGTTGGGTGCGCAACCTGTCCACAGACGTGTTCTCTGACGACATCGCCGTACTGCAAGCGATCAGCGCCGGGCAATGCGACGTCGGTATCGTCAACACTTACTACTATGGCCGTCTGCACCAGCAGAAGCCGGATCTTCCGGTCAAACTGTTCTGGCCGAACCAGGCCGACCGTGGCGTACACGTGAACCTGTCGGGCATTGGCCTGACCAAACACGCCCCGCACCCGGAAGCCGCCAAGGCGCTGGTGGAATGGATGACCACACCTGAAGCGCAAAAGATCTTCGCCGACGCTAACCAGGAGTTCCCGGCCAACCCGGCGGTGAAACCGTCCGCGGAAGTCGAGGCCTGGGGCACGTTTAAACCGGACACCCTGCCGGTTGAAGTGGCTGGCCTGCGTCAGGCCGAAGCCATCCGCCTGATGGACCGCGCCGGCTGGAACTGA